The Manihot esculenta cultivar AM560-2 chromosome 17, M.esculenta_v8, whole genome shotgun sequence genome contains the following window.
TAGCCTTAGTGATTCAACAGTTTCAAGTGGAAAAATTGTCGCACAGCAAATAGAAGTTACTCTAAAGCTGATCTTCCCTACAACAAATCAATTTAGCACCTACTCCTAGCATCTACTCTTCGCCTCGGCAGCTTTATTTTTTGCCAGAGCTTCAGTATGTTCAAGGGACAATTAGAGTCATCATAAATTAAGTTATTCTAGCCAAACAATTCATCATTTGGTCAAAATTTGATTGTGTAGTATGTAATTGTCCTTTTCTTTTCATGTAAATCTTCCataattaatttgtttttaacACTGTTTATACTTAAGTTTCACtattgaattaaatttcaaCCATACATTAGTCCAAGTGTTGACAAAATAAGATTCACTACTTCATTAAAGACGATTTAGGTTGGtccaaaaaatataaatttaggaaaaaaaattcaatgtttcctaatctaaaataaaataattaaaaaatatgaattctTTTTCATAACATggagtttaaaattaattagaataCTGTAGACCACAAGAACTCGCCCAGAATCTAGCTCTCGACGGTGTTTGGGGTAGGTTAATTCACTTGACTCTGGAATAAATAATTGAAGATCTGCTTTTACTTGATATAAAACACTATGCTTCAATATAAATTACTAGTGAAATCCAGATCAAACCAAAAGAAGCAAGAGATTCTACAACACCTAATGAATAACAAGGTTTCATCGTAAGATGTTAATTTACCCAAATTGAATCGATTCCATACAAGGTAAAATATCAAACACTAGTAAGCAAACTAGATATTCTCACTCCTAACAGACACCAAAAATTTCTGGGTTCAGTTCATTCATCCTCCTGGCTTCGCAACCTAGCTAGCTTGTTCGTGACAACAACATCTAACTGGGCAGCTCGCTCCACAATCTCTTTCCTCTTTCTTGTTGAGACATCATGTGCAATTTCAGCACAATAGATCCTGAATGGTACAAGGAAGAACATATACACTTGTAAGCATGCAGAGGATAAAATTTCTGTTTCAAAAGCCTGAGCTTGTGTCTAAAATTCATTCACCTGTTATGCATCATCAACAGTTCAAGTTCTTGGACATTGTGAACCACAAATTTCTTGAAGCCATTTGGAAGATAATGACGAGTTTTCTTGTCTGAACCATAGCCGATGTTTGGCATCAAAGTACATCCCTTGAACTTCCTTCGGACTCTAGAATCTATGCCTTTTGGTCTACGCCAGTTTGTCTGTCATAAAAGTATTTGACAAATGTTATTAATCCCAAGTAGTTTCACCATTAAAAGTTTATGGATCACAATCTAATATTTGCATTAGGAGACGGAATTGTCCACAAGATCCATGATTCAATAATCTTACAAATGATACTAGAACAGTCTAGAGAAAGGCAAAACATGAACAAGGACTCAAAATATAGCAACAGGAGAATGTGAGCAGGGAAAAAGTAACAGAGAGCTCATGGAAGAGCAGCTAACTGTGTCGCAAAGATCTGTTCACAATTCTTTTCTGCCCTTTAAACGAAATGCCCAGCCATGAGAATAAACTAAGCTTGGACATTAGATACCATGGGCAAATCAGTTCTAAAGAAAAGCCAAAATAGCAAAGCTTAAACGAAAACACCAATTAATCATGAATCAAAAATTGCAATCTCAGCCGAAAGATGGTGATTTTTTAATGATCATCACGATAAATCAGAACCAATAAATAATTTGCATCATGGATTGCAATGGAAAAATCAAATATCAAGCAGAAAATATGTTTTACGGAGTTAAAATAAGATACTCAAATCAAAAGT
Protein-coding sequences here:
- the LOC110605680 gene encoding 60S ribosomal protein L32-1, which produces MAVPLLSKKIVKKRVKKFKRPQSDRKISVKTNWRRPKGIDSRVRRKFKGCTLMPNIGYGSDKKTRHYLPNGFKKFVVHNVQELELLMMHNRIYCAEIAHDVSTRKRKEIVERAAQLDVVVTNKLARLRSQEDE